Genomic segment of Hydra vulgaris chromosome 08, alternate assembly HydraT2T_AEP:
atataaaaatcatacatacatcttatttaaaaacaaaaagaataaaaagttcGCGTTTTATTATCCGAcaaaaaaactccaaaaacacaaaaaactaacaaaataaatttaagtttcttttttttttcactgtcgctttaaatgtataaaatgctattaaaacttttttttttttaatattaggaataaaacaagtttataaaaaaacacttttcaaataccttgtaaatattttatacaaaaaatttagaagcttttttgactttaaaatatttttaaaaaacgctaTGAAAATAATGGATTCGCaatataattaaactaataCTTTTTCACCTTAAACGCCCGCTTGGTTTTATTTTGCCAATTTCAGATTTCGGATCCGGTGATTTTGAACTCCATGTGGTTCCCGAACACAAATCTATATTTCCGCATGTTTTAAAAGGGATGTTATTAAGAGAACATATGGCCTCAAGATCCCaatggtttaaaatatttttatcaatccaGTTTTCCAACTCAAAGCTTGTGCTTGTAGCTTTTTCACTAAACTCTTTCACACGCTCTAGTGTATTATTCGCATCTCGGTCAAACTCTATAACAAAGTCACTTGAATAAAGTCCAGCTGGGGGACCATTATTAGATGCAATAACATCTTCTAGTTGTGCCGGTTTGCCCTCAAAATAAGCTTGCGGTATTACAAGAAACTTTACTTCTCCTAAAACCTCATCATCgttatacataatttttaccACCCATGTGCCAGGTCTAAGAGGCTTATTGAAAGTTGGCTTATGAAATGAAATGACCCAATTCTTTTCCACTTTCATTTGATACATACCTAATAAACAATATTCTAATGCacattagtaataaaaaaaattgaaaaaaacaaacaaaaaaacttgctGTTAAACACTACTGTTACCATAGTTACCAGCGTGTATTAAACTATACaagaaaatcttaaaacaaactaaagtaagaaaacaatataactttttaaatactattcCATTCTTAGTCAATTCTATAAAAGGTTGAAATGCATCAGATTTCATTCAAGAGTATTAACAGACattatgcataaaaattaaaatacatatgtCTATGAATCTATGACCAATAACCTAAACCAGTATGGTTGAATGAAATAAGCtatgctaaaaaataattataaaaactaataggcTTCCTTGACTTTAGGGAAGTGAATACATCTATTATCAAGAATTTTTGAATGTTGCTGTTTCCAATTCCATCATCAAAGGAAAAATAAGAGTTTGTAATATATGCATAGATTTAAAACATAGATCAGCTAAATGTTTAATAGAGTGCTTTAATTCAATGTCTAACATAAGGTGTTAATTATAATTGTAAAGAGTGCATTAGAGAAGTGTGTTAGGGTTCGGACAGTTgtaattgtaatgaaaacaatgatagttacaataactattgtgattgtaattatttttttttaaacaataacaatacctgtgatttacatttattttaaaactgtaatataATAACAGTAAATAATGTATTGCAATTTGTCTTCATAATACAGTAACAATACCTGAAAAAAAATGGTATAGTAATGACCCACtacattaacaataaatattgtattgtagttcatctttataatacaataacaatttattgttattgtaatgaaacaaattattgtaaatacattttttatgtcaaaataaaaaatgtatttaaagtccAGTTCAGTGTAGAAACATCTTTCCAGCCAACATAGTTTGTACACCTGCAAAGGCAACTTTTAGGTTACTTCTAGGCCAGAACATTACATCAATGTACCAACGCAACAATCAAATAACACAAAGGTGTGCATTAAGGTGgttctaaaaacaactttttctgaaaatgacTGCTGGCACCCCCTGaatatgttgtatataattaaaaaaatgctagatttaagaaatttttgaataaaaaatattttaaggggttgCTACCGACCCTCGAACATTATataggtccctaatattattaaaaaaaaagtttttcaaaattatgtcatgttgggtctcaaacgAAGCAAAAtcatatacaaattttaaaaataatattcattttataaaaaaacatagataaaaaaaattataatcaaaaaatcttgttaaattccctatttttcatttttagttaaaaaacgtaactttttgtttactaaaatctaaaataataattataaaatgattaatatttttaaaatttttatataatttctcttcatttgagacccaacatgatataattttgaaaaactttttttttaataatattagggacctatATAATGTTTGAGGGTTTGTaaacataacaatttaaaaatgtgcaACAGCAGAACAATGTgtacaatttaattttacttttttagactAGAACCATTTATGCGTTAGGATCAAAAGTTAAACCACAAAATTACAGgtatagcttttttattttttctcttagattgaataaataatttttctgaagTTTAAAAAGTGGGGAGTTTAAATCCCTGAGTAACTTTTTTACATAGGTTTCAAAAcagtagttaatttttttttttcatacctgGCTAGTTAAAATTTCAAGACAATCTCAAGTTtgatcaattaatttaaaaatgaactttgCAGAACTTTTCGTtgtttataatcttaaatttttccTAACCTAAAATTGGAAAGCAATTGttcatcttttttctttgttcAAGTTACGTTATAAGCTGGTAAAATAGGATTCTTTAGGATTTTGTATAACAATATACTACAATGACTATTGTgattgtttttcataaaaacaatacaatagttattgtaattgtttttcatcataacaatacaataaaatagttattgtaactgttttcCATCACAGCagtacaatacaatagttatataattgtttttcattacAGCagtacaatacaatagttattgtaattgttattcATCACAGCAGTACAATACAATAGGTTTGAGATTTTAAtgtattgttaaaacaaaaacaatacaatatctattgttattgtttttcatcacagcaatacaataacaataaataatgtttttattacttatctgGTATTACAATACAACATTATTGTATTGTTACtgtattttttacaactacaatTACATCAGTCCAAACCCTAGTTTGGGTAGGAGATTGCAAAGAAGTAAATAATCGGATATCAGCATGGAAACAAAtaccagaaaaaaattttattatcaaaagtagttatagtattataaaattaaaaagtaaaaaagtatcataaaattatttctgtGTTTTTATCATTGGATGTAAACTAAActgatttagttttatttaagttcaAACAACAAAGATTATTCAAGATGAGAAgtggtaaaagtaaaaaaaaatttagagaaataaacaacttaaaaaagtaacaaaaatcaGATTGTTGTCCAAAagctttaaaatcatttaaaaaaaaaagaaaaaagaaacgatAAAGATAAGATAAGAAGCTAAGAAATTAAGATAAAGATGTAagataatttcatttatttgatagttacaaacaaaaattatgattaTTGTTTAACTAACTTagaatttagaaacaaaaaacaaaacttagtaaaaacaagatgtctttaaaaattactaaaaaacaacaacaaacaaacaataaagtataaaatacaCTTTGTAAAAAACACTTTGTGGGGGGTTTAGATAAAACATTTAGAGCTAGTGCATCTTTAGATTAATGAAACTTATTGATATATGAATATtcaattatacttttaatgagttttaaatGTGAAATTATATAGTAAACTATTGTGCATGGTCGTGATACCAAGGAGAAACAAATTTAGGTCCCCATCTGGTACTACAATCATTTCAAATTGCAAAATCctcaaaatatattacaaataaaagtaaatattttataagagaAATTATATGCAATGTTAATTCTTTTACaaaagtaaacatttaaaaacatttacccGCAATAACATTCAAAGGATCTTGCCACACTATTCGAACATGAAATTCCTCACCATGGACCCATCGATGCACAAGAGTCGGGTTATCATCTGGACCTATCATGCCAGCAATATTTCGAAAGATGCGTTCTTTCTGGTCCCAAGATGTACCTATCTGAAAATATCcttaaaagattatatattttaaatactatttgtTGAATATTGAATCATAAAAACGggggtgaaaaaaaaaaagaaaacaattttctttttagctTACATTAAGCCCTTTTAATCTATTAGCTGGCTCAGATCGATTTCCATTATAGAGAAACATGGTGTCTTTAGGTTTAAAAAATGCCTCTAAtgataaaaaatctcttttaataacatttgatACAACTTTGAcatcaaaaattgttaaaacccCATCcagtttatcatttaaattatataatgtaGCTTCCTTTGCTTTCCAAATCGGAGTGTATCGACAATTGCTTGATTCTGATAAAGATTTTGAAGCAATACGAGCAAAGGATTGTAAAAAGGTTATTGGAATATCAAAATGTGCAACCTTATCTGTTTTTTCATCATACAAATTTTCCCAATAagaatttaaagcttttaaatcatGTAGTTCACCATATAACCATTGGTCTAACATATTGATAATTTCTTGATTAATGATTGGTTCAAATTTTCtagcaaaatgatttattgtTTGGccctaatttaaatcaaataaatattatcataaaattatattgtttatattaatattattatagtgatataaatacttaaatcaaaaattattaattttatagttaacCTAATTGACAACTTATTGACATAAAactaaaacagaaaaaacatttatttgtgaGATTACTTTTAGTCGTACGAAATCTTCAGTTTTGTAATCGTTTGGAGAACAACCACACCAGTCAACTATGTGTTTGTATTGACAGCGACAACCCAGTTTGCGTTTCCAATTTGTTAAACGTAGATTTCCCTTGGCATAAGTTTCACAATGAGGACTATTTCTCAGCACAGAatgaaaaaatgactaaaaaacaaaatgatcacaaatttttaaattatattaactaataactaatccatatacatatatataaatacatatatgtatatatacatacatacatatatatgtgtatatatatatacatatatatatgtgtatacatatatacagagCCGGCCCATGAAACATAATTTATGTGTGCGATTATTATAAATTAGGCACTTTTTagattaatataataaataattttagattatataaattagacgctttgaatttaaatctaaaatctagatgcggtagtggtgtagtggtaaagtgcttgcttcataagcgagaggttccaagtttgatccccaccatgtccctggtagtaccgcgcttaacttgtttctccgcgcagcagccttgtttgtcaaggttcgtgtttcggagttataaagttgagagagggttataaccactattaagtagcctcctcatctgtagtggccttcttggccttgaataacaaaaaaaaaaaaaaaaaaaaaaagcttgtgaaaaatgtattttttttaaatcttaaacttttttaaaaattaaatagatccATTTAAGCACAGATTCCGGTGATTTTTTTCCCATCTATTTtctgtaataataaattaagttcCAGAAACAAATCCCCTGAATACACATCTTTTGATTCCCCATGAGTCAATACTTTTTCCAGTAATCTGCATTTGTTAGTTATGTTTTCTTCTCCTATTTTATGAATATCTTTGATATCATACAAAAACTCGAACAGTTCTATTGTACTTGAAAAGCTTTCAAATCGTTCATTTATCAATTCTTTAGCTATTTTAAAGAGAACATGAAAAAActgctttttgaatttttggttTGGTTGTATATCACCATCTTCTTCAAAAGGTTTatcatcaaaaaatctttttctttttcttgctCTTTCATGTGAAATAGAACTGAATTCGTCAGTCAAATTTGCATCATTAGCTAGAATTTTggtatttgaaatatatactttgtaAGAATCTTCAGTGTgtttagtaacaaaaaaattaatagttttttttaatgcatttacaGTAGTCTTCACGTCTACAGTTTGAGATTGTAATAGTTTGCTAGTGCAATTAATTTCAGTTAATACATTGTGTCAAATCACAACACCACATATGAATTCAAACTTACTAATTTTGATGCAAGTGATTCAGCAGTTAATCTagtaatagaatttttttcaatgttaacaAGTTCTTTCAACGcacaataaatttcttttaatccCAATTTTAGAGCACGAACAGCATTCACATGACTTTCCCATTTGGTAGTACTTAATGactttattgttaattttcaacattttgattcaaaaatttGCCAATGCTTTGAAGTCgcagagaaaaaattatacatagcttaaaaaaatttcctaatttCTAAACATCCTTGGACTGCATCCGCAACAACCAAATTCAAGGAGTGACAGACACAAGGAATATAAAAGGCTCGTGAATTTATATCAGTTATACACTTCTGTACACCCATTTTTTTACCTTTCATATTGGATccattatcatatatataaaaataaccaaaacaaaatatgtgtaaaaataattaaataaataatagactAACAAGGAGATTTGtactttttcttataaaaacattcaagaaaatgttttttaaatctaaaaaataaggTGCAGATATGTCATTTACAACTGACAATAGAAATTTAAGGCAGGGACCTATTTCAGTAAAGCCTAGCATCAATGTCGGCCGTCTTGTCCAgaagaaaacataaaatgtaaactttCGTCTGATTGGTTAGcagaaaacattgaaaaaaaaaaaggggcaTAACTCAGTTTTTACAAAGAATGgatttttttcgattttagtTATAGATCTAGAAAGGTCTATATATTTAGTTTCTAAgcagaattttaattttgcgCCTTTTAATGCTGCGCCTGTGTTTCCTACACTTCGCACACGCTATGATCCGgctctacatatatatatatatatatatatatatatatatatatatatatatatatatatatatatatatatatatatatatatatatatcaggggctattctagactgttttTGACAGTGTCAACCATATTTGGGCGCCAATTTGCCCAAAtttctagaatagcccctgtatatatttacatatatatatacacacacacacatatatacatgtatattgaTATTTGAGGGAAAAAATGGATAAATTGTTTTTGAGCATCAAGAAACAGCTACAGTAAAAAATAATGGCAAACATGATAAAGTGAGGCAACCTTAAAAGATGCTAACCTCACAATAGATtagatatttcattttcttaagtggTTAGTATTGAACTCAACCAGTGTGCAGCCATCAACCAGTGTGCTGccatttaacaataaattaacaatattgtAGTGACAATTatcagtaaaattttttgtttttttaagtaacataattcaccagccactgcgagctCCATGCTACAACAGAAGAAAAATCTCATTCAAGATCAGATCACATTCAAAGTTGTGTCATCAGTAAATAGAGCCTCACTTTATAGGTTCAGCCTCACTTTATAGGTTCAATCATCAGGAAAGAAgagtgaaaaaatattatagaagAGTTTAAgtgaaaattaaattagcaaTAGAAGCTAGATCCATTTATTATGTCTGACTAtggataaaagtttttttttgcaaatatttgagCCTTTTTCTTAGAAGAGGTAATGAGATCAAACTCATTTATGAGAGATAGTATGTTAGACTTGCTGCTAAAGAGCATTTAAGCCatgaagttcacgccttcttcatTACTAATGTTGCTTATTTGGCCATAGCTGGCATCAAACTTTGGACCAAAGTTGTTAGAGTTCTTGCTCAAAACCAAGAGGTCCAAGGTTCGATGCTGGCTCATTAGTAGGGAtgaactttttagttaaaagctCTTCTGCAGTGTTCTGTGATACGACCGTAAGAACTTTTTGAagtacattataataataaccacAACAATGGTATTAGagtcaagccattcagtgtaaCAAACATTAAAGTCACTAACAACAACTTTATTAGATGATGGataaaaagagaagactttaatcagaaataacatcaaaaatagtGTAGTCATGGAAATATAGTCATGGAAAGAAGtagaacaataaagaacaaagaaaaaagacGATTGCAAAATGGCAAGAAACAAGTAAATTGATAAGTATATATCCAGGCCAAGCATATTGTAATTAGAGCCTTTACATATCAAAATTATATAGTCATCTGCATCTTAGATCCGAATCATTAAACAACGGAgatcaaaagttaaattaactGAATTAAAATTAGTCTTGCAAAAAACAAGTAGGTCTGATAAATTTAGCAAGAATTCTACCGATAAAAACTTACTTGGAAagagttatttataaataaaagtaaatgtaaagATAAATTGAAACAACTCAGTGTTAATACTGTAAATTCAAACAACTCGGTGTTAATGCTGTAAATTGAATCAAATCAGTGTTaataatgtaaatgttttttttttatattttttgatactatcatgaaataaattattagagacaaacataaataaatataaacaaacaagaCTCAAACATAAATAGTATGAACAAATAAGgctcaaatataaatattatgaacaaATAAGACTTAAACATAAAGAGTACAAACGAATAAGACTCAAACATATATAGTACTAGGCAATTTAGGCAACAAGTTGTGCAGTTCTTCATTTCTGCTAATCAAACGTAAGTCCTAAAAATAACTCCTCACAAGGCATCAACAATGGATACTAAAAGCACTAATACAGACAATATCCCTTTTActttttgcagctgttgatggga
This window contains:
- the LOC100202092 gene encoding xylosyltransferase 1 isoform X2; its protein translation is MALRFSFVNIILCIALLIALVQVLTIYVFSSNYNSVLDERTRKSLYEESFIQENKEQQLQKISDDDLTESKSQQQLQEISVDDKCVIKHKDAISAISRAKTESCRNEIKKTACLAEADNLYWTNITRLCPVDRSKGRPAHSVEPKEEIGPPIRIMYAMVVHGRAFRQVQRLFKALFHTNHYFYFHVDSRSDYLYEQVKKLASQFKNVAVAPWRMATIWGGASLLSMLLQMMEDTLKIKEWKWDFFINLSASDYPVQDDEKLCSFLRAHRDENFLKPHGGAVEKFIRKQGISRTFLECDEHMWRLGERKLPDTIDFDGGSDWIALNRKFVEYVVFSEDTLVLGLKHFYRYALLPAESFFHSVLRNSPHCETYAKGNLRLTNWKRKLGCRCQYKHIVDWCGCSPNDYKTEDFVRLKGQTINHFARKFEPIINQEIINMLDQWLYGELHDLKALNSYWENLYDEKTDKVAHFDIPITFLQSFARIASKSLSESSNCRYTPIWKAKEATLYNLNDKLDGVLTIFDVKVVSNVIKRDFLSLEAFFKPKDTMFLYNGNRSEPANRLKGLNIGTSWDQKERIFRNIAGMIGPDDNPTLVHRWVHGEEFHVRIVWQDPLNVIAGMYQMKVEKNWVISFHKPTFNKPLRPGTWVVKIMYNDDEVLGEVKFLVIPQAYFEGKPAQLEDVIASNNGPPAGLYSSDFVIEFDRDANNTLERVKEFSEKATSTSFELENWIDKNILNHWDLEAICSLNNIPFKTCGNIDLCSGTTWSSKSPDPKSEIGKIKPSGRLR